GACGCAAGGTTTAACAGGTGAACCGTCACCTGCCACTGGTTTGGCAGCAGACAGGTTGCCTGTAGACCGTCAACAAACGACGACGCCCAGGACGCGGGCATGGCATGCGCATAACGCAACATGTTCGCCACATCCCAAAGCGGTGACCCGGCAAAGGCGAACTCCCAATCAAGGGCAGCGGTAATGCGCCATGCTCCATCGCTTTTATCCACCAGCAGGTTGGCAGGATCGTAGTCGCCATGGACCAGGTGCGCCGGGGATTCATTGGGCAGGCAGGCGGCAAAGCGGCTGAAACACGTCGCTATTCTCTGCCTTTGCGCGGTAGACAGTTGGGCTGAGGCAGTCGGGTGCGTAAGTTGCCTGTCAACAAAGGCCGCAAGCGTCGGGTTTTCAGGTTTTACGATATGCAATTCCCGGTCGAAGAAGCCCGCCGAGTTAAAGCGGTGAGTCTGGATTTGGCCAAGTAAAACCCCGGCCTGATACAGGAGAGAATCACCGTGCTGTTTTTCGTTGCCAAGCAACACCTCGCGAAGGCTGATTCCCCG
This region of Legionella taurinensis genomic DNA includes:
- a CDS encoding phosphotransferase family protein, translating into MQADWNRMIFKADWEAAGQAVVLPNAVIDAMVSEALPDRKRYRWERLGGGCANCSILIRREHEPVYVLRIYLRDQDAAFREQQLASRLAPQLPVPQSRFVGVQSGYRFALIDYCRGISLREVLLGNEKQHGDSLLYQAGVLLGQIQTHRFNSAGFFDRELHIVKPENPTLAAFVDRQLTHPTASAQLSTAQRQRIATCFSRFAACLPNESPAHLVHGDYDPANLLVDKSDGAWRITAALDWEFAFAGSPLWDVANMLRYAHAMPASWASSFVDGLQATCLLPNQWQVTVHLLNLASLLDCLCRTEPARQPRRLQDILTLMNTIISQLSLEA